Proteins co-encoded in one Phalacrocorax carbo chromosome 5, bPhaCar2.1, whole genome shotgun sequence genomic window:
- the LOC135313525 gene encoding uncharacterized protein LOC135313525, producing MVGFQKEGFLKSSTSQGRDQLPVQVADVTGEQDGEVPGSSGQAGRHRGSSPSTPAEEQESSVPASDEDSPARTTESWQWPLSSSETHSNVGEDFEGFQTPARTPECTMDIQSPGDQSLSRTPQFESDSPDEEEGNDEMNEEHRGVEPVPRDRGWRGQPQLTEGEKLLMETNSRIVQLLENIKREHAQSMGLMSQSMGRMELQLGIVATSTRAIHNYLSEILAFLKQPRTQVLETRISQRATPHVELTCASTWTGEDAVASSTVCLPGAEGMSDSREPPQATLPCRSGRLQRAITERASLPMPTRQAKGGGKKK from the coding sequence ATGTCACTGGGGAACAAGATGGGGAGGTTCCTGGATCCTCGGGGCAAGCCGGCCGTCACCGAGGGAGCTCGCCGTCCACGCCGGCTGAAGAACAGGAATCTTCGGTGCCTGCCTCTGACGAAGACTCACCGGCCAGGACCACAGAGAGCTGGCAGTGGCCGTTGTCCTCGTCTGAAACGCACAGCAACGTTGGGGAGGATTTTGAGGGATTTCAAACGCCAGCGCGGACTCCGGAGTGTACCATGGACATACAGTCTCCTGGGGATCAGTCACTCAGTAGGACTCCTCAGTTTGAAAGTGACTCTCCTGATGAGGAGGAGGGAAATGATGAAATGAATGAAGAGCACCGCGGTGTTGAGCCTGTCCCTAGGGATCGGGGTTGGAGAGGGCAGCCCCAGCTAACAGAGGGAGAGAAGCTGTTGATGGAAACCAACAGTAGGATTGTGCAGCTGCTGGAAAATATCAAGAGGGAGCATGCACAGTCCATGGGTCTCATGTCACAGTCCATGGGCCGTatggagctgcagctgggcatTGTGGCTACCTCCACAAGAGCCATCCATAACTACCTGTCAGAGATTTTAGCTTTCCTCAAGCAGCCAAGGACGCAGGTCCTTGAAACACGCATCTCCCAAAGAGCCACCCCTCATGTCGAGTTAACCTGTGCCTCGACATGGACTGGTGAGGACGCAGTGGCATCCTCCACTGTGTGCTTACCAGGGGCCGAAGGGATGAGCGACTCTCGAGAACCACCGCAGGCCACGCTGCCTTGTCGCAGTGGCCGGCTGCAGAGAGCCATAACCGAGAGGGCCTCGTTGCCCATGCCTACACGCCAGGcaaaagggggagggaagaaaaaataa